From Puntigrus tetrazona isolate hp1 chromosome 8, ASM1883169v1, whole genome shotgun sequence, the proteins below share one genomic window:
- the gle1 gene encoding nucleoporin GLE1, whose amino-acid sequence MPSESLRWETLEALKNSPKGKLNYSPDWLEKGEDVLARCIEVSSLSPLSGQILKRLSPRPLLKTRSLSSCVRDTSPEISEDLAAGASFSQTSPRQISSPASPPPVSIHAEEHEQKAEEIKPDCVGSPAASSPPAISILSPRATQLAGCIRMCEQKHKAKAKVELSLRQEQQERLVATAAICESEQLKRYEELMELKQRQEIQSMRDMMEKETQESLGRQEKLREEHRHRMKILNLRLREAEQQRLREAELERQRQVDGRERHRAINAIQEEVLQLNQLLQPRPSAHADPALDHTPYITRGNQLCSQVSDVVPAAADGQFPSVEDLTVAERALQEMRSLVRNLQDEVARAAERKRKEQEEEEEKKKRHEELKAQQEEQKKSAARSVKEKAKKEGLQTGADDSTLKWYNTLQDAADRCAQAFDELGKAKDTQTKKLKMELQKAATTPVSQIANISGAPLKEAFEKIDKLLSSRPVTSAGKTVSTSQHPQGLEFVSYKLAEKFVKQGEEEVASNHSAAFPIAAVASGIWELHPKIGELILAHLHKKCPYAVPHYPPMESGTSVEDYQKILGYRVEDSKVEGQDSFLKRMSGMIRLYAAIIQMRWPYTGKQGPHPHGLNHGWRWLAQILNMEPLADITATILFDFLEVCGNALMKQYRGQFWKLVLLIYEEYFPRIEAVTSTGQMGSVTRLKQFLETSLRTKQIPVPRSELGSAFFRS is encoded by the exons ATGCCTTCTGAAAGCCTACGGTGGGAAACCTTAGAAGCCCTGAAAAACTCTCCGAAGGGGAAACTCAATTACAGCCCAGACTGGCTGGAAAAAGGGGAG GATGTTCTGGCGCGCTGTATCGAGGTGTCCAGTCTGTCTCCTCTCTCGGGACAGATTCTGAAGAGACTGAGCCCCCGTCCGCTGCTCAAGACCCGCTCTCTGTCTTCATGTGTTCGCGATACGAGTCCCGAGATTTCAGAAGATCTTGCCGCTGGTGCTTCGTTTTCCCAGACGAGTCCCAGACAGATTTCATCGCCCGCCTCTCCGCCTCCGGTCTCCATCCACGCCGAGGAGCATGAGCAG AAAGCGGAAGAAATAAAGCCGGATTGTGTCGGGAGTCCCGCGGCGAGCTCACCTCCAGCGATCTCCATCCTTTCGCCCCGAGCCACGCAGCTGGCCGGCTGCATCCGCATGTGTGAGCAGAAACACAAGGCCAAAGCGAAG GTGGAGCTGAGTCTCAGACAGGAGCAGCAGGAGCGGCTGGTGGCCACCGCCGCCATCTGTGAGTCTGAGCAGCTCAAACGCTACGAGGAGTTGATGGAGCTCAAACAGAGACAGGAGATCCAGAGTATGAGGGACATGATGGAGAAAGA GACGCAGGAGAGTCTCGGCCGTCAGGAGAAGCTGCGAGAGGAACACCGGCACAGAATGAAA ATCCTGAACCTGCGCCTGCGGGAGGCGGAGCAGCAGCGTCTGCGGGAGGCGGAGCTTGAGCGCCAGCGGCAGGTGGATGGCAGAGAGCGGCACAGAGCGATCAACGCCATTCAGGAGGAAGTGCTACAGCTCAACCAGCTCCTACAGCCCCGCCCCTCCGCACACGCCGACCCCGCCCTAGACCACACCCCCTACATCACCCGCGGCAACCAGCTCTGCTCGCAGGTGTCAGATGTGGTGCCGGCCGCTGCAGAC GGTCAGTTTCCCAGCGTGGAGGATTTGACCGTGGCGGAGCGAGCGCTACAGGAAATGAGGTCGCTGGTCAGAAACCTGCAGGACGAGGTGGCCCGGGCTGccgagaggaagaggaaggagcaggaggaagaggaggagaagaagaagaggcaCGAGGAGCTAAAAGCCCAGCAAGAGGAGCAAAAGAAATCCGCGGCGCGGTCCGTGAAAGAGAAAGCCAAGAAAGAGG GTCTTCAGACAGGAGCGGACGACAGCACTTTAAAGTGGTACAACACGCTGCAGGATGCGGCCGATCGGTGCGCCCAGGCTTTCGACGAGCTCGGCAAAGCTAAAGACACACAG acgaaaaaattaaaaatggagcTGCAAAAGGCCGCCACCACACCTGTGAGCCAGATCGCAAACATCTCAG GCGCGCCGCTGAAGGAGGCCTTTGAGAAGATCGATAAGCTTCTGTCCAGCCGTCCGGTGACGTCCGCTGGAAAGACGGTCTCTACGTCCCAGCATCCTCAGGGGCTGGAGTTTGTCAGTTATAAGCTAGCTGAAAAGTTTGTG AAACAAGGAGAAGAGGAGGTGGCGTCCAATCATTCGGCGGCGTTCCCCATCGCCGCTGTGGCGTCAGGCATTTGGGAACTGCATCCTAAAATTGGAGAGCTTATACTCGCCCACCTCCACAAGAAGTGCCCTTATGCCGTCCCTCACTACCCTCCCATGGAGAGTGGCACGTCTGTGGAGGATTACCAGAA GATTCTGGGATACCGTGTGGAAGACTCTAAAGTGGAAGGACAGGACAGCTTTCTGAAGAGAATGTCGGGAATGATCCGTCTCTATGCAGCAATAATCCAGATGAGATGGCCTTATACCGGCAAACAAGGG CCTCATCCTCACGGCTTGAACCACGGCTGGCGCTGGCTGGCACAGATCCTCAACATGGAGCCGCTCGCTGACATCACAGCGACCATTCTCTTCGACTTCCTGGAG gTCTGCGGAAATGCCTTAATGAAACAATATCGAGGGCAGTTTTGGAAACTCGTACTGCTTATTTATGAAGAATACTTCCCAAG
- the c8h22orf39 gene encoding UPF0545 protein C22orf39 homolog has protein sequence MAGSHSSWRPPRSCDVYWCEFKHCKSLFNRFHEYYTYGRAPDCQQWKEDYRTCKEWEKNPSTHAKEALRESERKRLAEQRKFTPVWELRQTPPADWHLPLNQGKDSKS, from the exons ATGGCGGGGTCACACTCAAGCTGGAGG CCACCGCGTTCGTGCGACGTCTACTGGTGTGAATTCAAGCACTGCAAGAGTTTGTTTAACAGGTTCCATGAATACTACACCTACGGAAGAGCGCCGGACTGCCAGCAGTGGAAAGAGGACTATCGCACCTGCAAAGAGTGGGAGAAAAACCCCAGCACACACGCCAAG GAAGCCCTCCGGGAGAGCGAAAGGAAGCGGCTCGCCGAGCAGAGGAAGTTCACTCCGGTCTGGGAGCTTCGACAGACGCCTCCGGCTGACTGGCACCTGCCGCTGAACCAGGGCAAAGACTCGAAGTCGTAA